From the Oxalobacter vibrioformis genome, the window TGGCACAAAATGCAGACTGATCTGGCGCATTTGTTCGGCGAAGCCGGGCATTTCCTTTGTGCCGACAGCCAGTGTGGCTTGAGGCGTGACATCACGGCGGCCCGGCCCGGTTCCGCCTGTGGTCAGAATTAGTGAGCAGCGGTCTTCCTCGACCAGTTCTAGCAGTGTTTTTTCAATCTGCTCTTTTTCATCCGGGATGAGGCGTGTCTCAAACCAGTAAGGGGTACTGATGGCAGAAGAAAGCCACTCTGTCAGTGCGGGAATGCCTTTGTCGACATAGGTGCCGTCATAGGCACGGTCTGAAATCGACACCAGGCCGATTATGATGCTGCCGGATTTACTCATCT encodes:
- the mog gene encoding molybdopterin adenylyltransferase; protein product: MKMSKSGSIIIGLVSISDRAYDGTYVDKGIPALTEWLSSAISTPYWFETRLIPDEKEQIEKTLLELVEEDRCSLILTTGGTGPGRRDVTPQATLAVGTKEMPGFAEQMRQISLHFVPTAVLSRQVAVIREDPDHAALILNLPGRPEAIRQTLEGVRDPDGTLRAPGIFTAIPYCIDLIGGPRMETHEAVSKTWRPDAGGQKNT